Proteins found in one Bremerella volcania genomic segment:
- the atpH gene encoding ATP synthase F1 subunit delta, translating to MAGTSSDKQTFDLSRQRIGSVYAKALLGAADDAGQTDVVLDEFGSLIHDVIDQREDLRHVIAGSIMSEEQRIDVLNKAFGDKMNPVLLTFLKVVTQHGRQDCLREIYDAAVKLNNERLGLVEVTATTATELSQELSDSLTASLKAKLGREVVLKSEVDPSVIGGLVLHVGDTVFDGSVANRLKQLRQKALETTAQQAKASLERFTNSTQS from the coding sequence ATGGCTGGAACATCTTCCGACAAACAGACGTTCGATCTCAGCCGGCAACGCATTGGCTCGGTCTATGCCAAGGCGTTGCTGGGGGCGGCAGATGATGCCGGCCAGACCGACGTCGTCCTGGACGAATTCGGCTCATTGATTCACGACGTGATCGACCAACGCGAAGATCTGCGTCATGTAATCGCTGGCAGTATTATGTCGGAAGAACAGCGCATCGACGTGCTGAACAAGGCCTTCGGCGACAAGATGAACCCCGTCTTGCTCACCTTCCTGAAGGTGGTCACCCAGCACGGACGGCAAGACTGCCTGCGGGAGATTTACGACGCCGCCGTGAAGCTCAACAACGAGCGTCTCGGCCTGGTCGAAGTCACCGCTACCACGGCGACCGAACTTTCTCAGGAATTGTCGGACAGCCTGACGGCCAGCTTGAAAGCGAAACTGGGGCGCGAAGTCGTTCTCAAGTCAGAAGTCGATCCGAGTGTCATCGGTGGACTGGTCCTGCATGTTGGGGACACGGTCTTTGATGGCAGCGTCGCCAACCGCCTGAAGCAACTTCGGCAAAAGGCCCTCGAAACCACGGCTCAGCAGGCGAAGGCGTCGCTCGAGCGATTCACCAATTCAACGCAGAGTTAA
- the atpF gene encoding F0F1 ATP synthase subunit B, with protein MRSTHLKRTHWSGLTVLLLLGIFLAPAWSQDDEPKPAESDPAPMAEADAPAKEAEHADEADHPKKDDHDADVNHPHVSDDAPDEFHHDPHDLSHNDATAMLEAPHEPSLDLALFTLLVFILLVVVLGKFAWAPILNGLKARENSMEGKMKKAEEMYEQANAKLAEYTRQLSEAQQEIKQMRDDAIKTADEKAKQIVEAAQQSASAERDRAIREIDAAKGAAISELAQASVNMAVDLAGQITRKELTPEDHANLIQDSISKLPSNN; from the coding sequence ATGCGCAGCACTCATTTGAAACGCACGCACTGGAGTGGTCTCACGGTCCTCCTGCTATTGGGCATCTTCCTGGCTCCAGCTTGGTCCCAGGATGATGAACCCAAGCCTGCGGAGTCAGATCCTGCGCCCATGGCCGAAGCAGACGCTCCGGCCAAGGAAGCGGAACACGCAGACGAGGCAGATCATCCCAAAAAGGATGACCACGATGCCGACGTCAACCATCCGCACGTCAGTGACGATGCACCGGATGAATTCCACCACGATCCTCACGATTTGTCGCACAACGACGCAACCGCCATGCTAGAGGCGCCGCACGAGCCTAGCCTCGACCTGGCGTTGTTTACGTTGCTTGTGTTCATTTTGCTGGTGGTCGTGCTGGGCAAGTTTGCCTGGGCACCGATTCTCAACGGCCTCAAGGCCCGCGAGAACTCGATGGAAGGCAAGATGAAGAAGGCCGAAGAGATGTACGAGCAAGCCAACGCCAAGTTGGCCGAGTACACTCGTCAGCTTTCCGAAGCCCAACAGGAAATCAAGCAGATGCGGGACGATGCGATCAAAACGGCCGACGAAAAGGCCAAGCAGATCGTGGAAGCCGCCCAGCAGTCGGCCTCGGCGGAGCGTGATCGTGCGATCCGCGAAATCGACGCCGCCAAGGGTGCCGCGATCAGCGAACTAGCTCAAGCTTCGGTCAACATGGCAGTCGACCTGGCGGGACAAATCACCCGCAAGGAACTGACCCCTGAAGACCATGCTAATTTGATTCAGGATTCGATCTCGAAGCTGCCTAGCAACAACTAA
- the atpE gene encoding ATP synthase F0 subunit C translates to MAQSNVGDLKLNYIGIGLVVIGAGYGIGKLAASALESMARQPEVSGNIQTAMIIAAALIEGFTFFALVICWFGP, encoded by the coding sequence ATGGCCCAAAGCAACGTGGGTGACCTGAAACTGAACTACATCGGTATCGGCCTGGTGGTTATCGGTGCCGGCTACGGTATCGGCAAGCTGGCTGCCAGTGCTCTGGAAAGCATGGCTCGTCAACCGGAAGTTTCCGGCAACATCCAGACGGCCATGATTATTGCCGCCGCTCTTATCGAAGGTTTTACCTTCTTCGCGCTGGTTATTTGCTGGTTCGGCCCGTAA
- the atpB gene encoding F0F1 ATP synthase subunit A: protein MAADEILLHIKDSYYFEVPKWLWKHDHESHSDFPDVWVKLDPGFQTWQAHEVYHRLEADGAKGLPSEDAFILEYEHWLHEPGNHGKPIKRFLNSKAEESLTEGGDVLEWAIMGEEVADEYTVAEYKKLPADHEHVNWAPSKIDGYNHALSGKILIPQPLGGELRNLYQKEAGFAISKFMVIEFFVAVIISVVFIAYARRVSQGQLPKGWFWNLIDVFITFLRKDVAKANIHHGADKFVPILWTLFFFILGCNLFGLIPWMGSPTGSISVTVTLALAVLFIGMGAGAKEFGALGVWLNLVPGMELPTVIAIIIKPMMFVIELLGLLIKHAVLGIRLLANMVAGHVVLLAIMGLAVQIQTAVGVPSAVAWPVVLVILVGSVLLSCLELFVAFLQAYVFALLTALFINSETHSH from the coding sequence ATGGCCGCTGACGAGATCCTGCTCCACATCAAAGACAGTTACTACTTCGAAGTTCCGAAGTGGTTGTGGAAGCATGATCACGAGTCCCATTCCGACTTCCCCGACGTCTGGGTCAAACTCGATCCAGGCTTCCAAACGTGGCAAGCCCACGAGGTGTATCACCGCCTGGAAGCAGATGGGGCCAAGGGGCTGCCAAGCGAGGACGCCTTTATCCTCGAATACGAACACTGGCTGCACGAGCCTGGCAATCACGGTAAGCCGATCAAGCGTTTCCTGAACTCCAAGGCCGAAGAGAGCCTGACCGAAGGTGGAGATGTCTTGGAATGGGCCATCATGGGCGAAGAAGTCGCCGATGAATACACCGTTGCCGAGTACAAGAAGCTGCCGGCCGATCACGAGCACGTGAACTGGGCACCTTCGAAGATCGATGGCTACAACCATGCGTTGAGCGGCAAGATTCTGATTCCGCAGCCCCTGGGTGGCGAGCTTCGCAACCTTTATCAAAAGGAAGCAGGCTTCGCGATCTCGAAGTTCATGGTGATCGAGTTCTTCGTTGCCGTGATCATCTCGGTCGTCTTCATCGCGTACGCCAGGCGCGTCTCGCAGGGACAACTCCCCAAGGGTTGGTTCTGGAATCTGATCGACGTCTTCATCACGTTCCTGCGTAAGGACGTTGCCAAAGCAAATATTCACCATGGTGCCGACAAGTTCGTTCCGATCTTGTGGACCTTGTTCTTCTTCATCCTGGGTTGCAACCTGTTTGGTCTGATTCCCTGGATGGGTTCGCCGACCGGTTCGATCAGCGTCACCGTCACGCTTGCCTTGGCAGTGCTGTTCATAGGCATGGGCGCCGGTGCGAAAGAGTTTGGTGCGCTCGGCGTGTGGCTGAACCTAGTTCCCGGCATGGAACTTCCCACGGTGATTGCCATCATCATCAAACCGATGATGTTCGTGATCGAGCTATTAGGCTTGTTGATCAAACACGCGGTGCTTGGCATTCGTCTTTTAGCGAACATGGTTGCCGGGCACGTGGTGCTTCTGGCCATCATGGGATTAGCAGTACAAATTCAGACAGCGGTTGGGGTGCCCAGCGCGGTGGCTTGGCCAGTTGTCCTTGTGATTTTGGTAGGCAGTGTGCTTCTGAGTTGCCTCGAACTGTTCGTGGCCTTCCTGCAAGCATACGTCTTCGCGTTGCTCACGGCGTTGTTCATCAACTCAGAGACTCACAGCCACTAA
- a CDS encoding AtpZ/AtpI family protein — MASRLQADMSPIARAYLWVGRIFSICGEMLVPGLLGYWLDQTLGFEFSIFALIGFFVGLVFGMTHLVLMATTEQKSGSEKDAHGKANQDDSP, encoded by the coding sequence TTGGCATCGCGACTCCAAGCGGACATGTCTCCGATTGCGAGAGCCTACCTCTGGGTAGGACGCATTTTTTCAATCTGCGGCGAGATGCTAGTGCCAGGCCTCTTGGGTTACTGGCTCGACCAGACCCTGGGCTTCGAGTTTTCGATCTTTGCTTTGATTGGATTTTTTGTCGGACTCGTATTCGGCATGACGCACCTAGTGCTGATGGCCACCACGGAGCAAAAAAGCGGAAGCGAGAAGGACGCCCACGGCAAGGCGAATCAAGACGATTCGCCGTAA
- a CDS encoding DUF4912 domain-containing protein translates to MITAASLKEYTAKDLAQMAKRRGVTGWHAMRKDELVKALIKAAKSSGASAKSKATNGKAKKAKSASAKSTSTAAKKASVAKAKPAATAKRRAAKSKPVKKSDPKVVESIRTMYEQRQAAKDLGTHSADQKGADRLVLMVRDSYWMHACWEVSRKAIDRAKAALAQDWHTSTPVLRVTEVDGEVMTSGSERLVKQIEIHGGVKNWYIDVVDPPKSYRCHLGYLAANGRFHAIARSNVVTTPRPGSCEEIDGNWDDVADNVEKIYALSGGADEEHSDGELREMLEQRFRRPVGMPMAARLGLVGDQFSNGKPNQDFDLNIEVEMIVVGSTKAGSYVTLSGEPVKVREDGTFMVKMDFPDKRQIFPIVARSKDGLEQRTIALAVERNTKAMDPISHDPRESNGS, encoded by the coding sequence TTGATCACCGCCGCTTCACTCAAGGAATATACAGCAAAGGATTTAGCTCAAATGGCGAAGCGTCGCGGTGTGACCGGTTGGCACGCGATGCGAAAGGACGAACTCGTCAAGGCGTTGATCAAAGCCGCCAAGTCGAGTGGGGCCTCGGCCAAGAGCAAAGCCACCAACGGCAAGGCCAAGAAGGCCAAGTCTGCATCTGCCAAATCAACATCAACGGCGGCGAAGAAGGCCTCGGTTGCCAAAGCCAAGCCGGCTGCGACCGCCAAGCGGCGAGCGGCGAAGTCAAAGCCCGTCAAGAAGTCGGATCCTAAGGTCGTCGAGTCGATTCGTACCATGTACGAACAGCGTCAAGCCGCCAAAGACCTGGGTACCCATTCGGCTGATCAGAAGGGTGCCGACCGCCTGGTCTTGATGGTTCGCGACTCTTACTGGATGCATGCCTGCTGGGAAGTCTCTCGAAAAGCAATCGACCGCGCCAAGGCTGCTTTGGCTCAGGACTGGCATACCTCAACTCCGGTTCTTCGCGTTACGGAAGTCGATGGAGAGGTCATGACCAGTGGTTCCGAGCGTCTGGTCAAGCAGATCGAGATTCATGGCGGCGTCAAGAATTGGTACATCGACGTCGTCGATCCTCCCAAGAGCTATCGCTGCCACCTCGGTTACCTGGCCGCTAACGGACGATTCCACGCAATCGCTCGCAGCAACGTCGTGACCACGCCCCGCCCTGGTTCCTGCGAAGAGATCGACGGCAACTGGGACGACGTCGCCGACAACGTCGAAAAGATCTATGCCCTCAGTGGCGGTGCCGACGAAGAGCATTCCGATGGCGAACTGCGAGAAATGCTCGAGCAGCGTTTCCGTCGCCCCGTCGGGATGCCGATGGCTGCCCGGCTCGGTTTGGTGGGGGATCAGTTCTCCAATGGTAAGCCGAATCAAGACTTCGATCTCAACATTGAAGTCGAGATGATCGTGGTTGGCTCGACCAAAGCAGGTTCCTACGTCACCCTTTCCGGCGAGCCGGTCAAGGTGCGTGAGGATGGTACGTTCATGGTGAAGATGGATTTCCCCGACAAGCGGCAGATCTTCCCGATCGTGGCTCGCTCGAAGGATGGCCTGGAACAGCGCACCATTGCCCTGGCCGTGGAACGAAATACTAAGGCCATGGATCCCATTTCGCACGATCCGCGTGAGTCCAACGGCAGCTAG
- a CDS encoding sugar phosphate isomerase/epimerase family protein: MKSVPTLLYFLFEVLPMSTSRREFLANCSAAAAAGLTLATPASLLAADNTTASGEKRIKKAVKIGMVGVPGTLAEKMTVLKELGFDGLELNSPGGPEAEEVRKAVEVSGIPVHGVVDSIHWNTRLSDPDEEVRQKGLEGLLTAINASKSYGGTSVLLVPGVVNKDVTYDQCWERSIEQIKKALPMAKEQNIQILMENVWNNFLTDPKETARFIDELDSDMVGAYFDVGNTVKYSPPHEWVPILGPRIKKLDIKDYGKGKGFGAKLMEGDVDWPKVMAQLREIDYQGWATAEISGGGRERLTEIADRMDRIFAS, from the coding sequence ATGAAGAGCGTACCAACCCTTCTTTATTTCTTGTTCGAGGTCCTGCCGATGTCCACTTCCCGCCGAGAATTCCTGGCCAATTGTTCAGCCGCCGCCGCTGCTGGTCTTACGCTGGCAACTCCGGCATCGTTGTTGGCTGCCGACAATACAACGGCCTCTGGCGAGAAGCGAATCAAGAAGGCTGTCAAGATTGGCATGGTTGGCGTGCCTGGCACGCTGGCCGAAAAGATGACCGTGTTGAAGGAACTCGGCTTTGATGGTCTCGAACTCAACTCGCCTGGCGGTCCCGAAGCCGAGGAAGTTCGCAAAGCGGTTGAGGTCTCCGGGATTCCCGTGCATGGCGTGGTCGATTCCATTCACTGGAATACGCGACTTTCCGACCCGGACGAAGAAGTTCGCCAGAAGGGGCTGGAAGGTTTGCTCACGGCCATCAACGCCAGTAAATCCTACGGCGGAACAAGCGTTCTGCTGGTCCCAGGCGTCGTGAACAAGGACGTCACCTACGACCAGTGCTGGGAGCGTTCCATCGAGCAAATCAAGAAGGCCCTGCCAATGGCCAAAGAGCAAAACATCCAGATCCTGATGGAAAACGTCTGGAATAACTTCCTCACCGATCCGAAAGAAACCGCTCGCTTCATCGACGAACTCGATAGCGACATGGTGGGTGCCTATTTCGACGTGGGTAACACGGTGAAGTACTCGCCGCCGCACGAGTGGGTGCCCATCCTCGGTCCACGTATCAAGAAGCTCGACATCAAAGACTACGGCAAGGGAAAAGGCTTCGGGGCCAAACTGATGGAGGGGGACGTCGACTGGCCGAAAGTCATGGCCCAATTACGCGAGATCGATTACCAAGGCTGGGCAACCGCCGAGATCTCTGGCGGTGGTCGCGAGCGACTGACGGAAATCGCCGATCGAATGGATCGTATCTTTGCCAGTTAG
- the larE gene encoding ATP-dependent sacrificial sulfur transferase LarE, producing MTCDTSLPPSKRLLQWFHDLDSCLVAFSGGVDSSVVAKAAVLALGEKSFAVTAKSPSVAERDLRIAQETAEVIGIRHEVIETAELNRPGYVANAPDRCFHCKSELYDHLSAIRARYESAVIVNGANLDDRGDHRPGMIAATNAGVRSPLLECEIDKSTLREIAKAWDLPVWDRPASPCLASRIAYGVEVTPERLKMVELAEETLRSLGLRDLRVRYHDGDLARLEVPLESIAWLAQPETRETLAKRLTEIGFKFVTLDLGGLKSGSLNQLIQVSLDKK from the coding sequence ATGACTTGCGACACTTCACTTCCCCCGAGCAAGCGACTGCTTCAGTGGTTTCACGACCTCGACTCGTGCCTGGTTGCCTTTTCAGGAGGTGTCGACAGCAGCGTCGTGGCCAAGGCCGCGGTGCTCGCACTGGGAGAGAAGTCGTTCGCCGTAACAGCCAAAAGCCCTAGCGTGGCCGAGCGTGATCTGCGGATCGCTCAAGAGACCGCCGAGGTCATTGGCATTCGGCACGAGGTGATCGAGACGGCCGAATTGAATCGCCCTGGCTACGTCGCCAATGCCCCGGATCGCTGTTTCCACTGCAAGTCGGAACTGTACGACCACCTGTCCGCGATTCGTGCCCGCTATGAATCGGCCGTCATCGTCAACGGCGCCAACCTGGACGACCGGGGAGACCATCGCCCCGGGATGATCGCCGCAACCAACGCCGGGGTACGCTCGCCTCTTTTGGAGTGCGAGATCGATAAAAGTACCCTCCGCGAGATCGCCAAAGCGTGGGACCTCCCGGTGTGGGACCGCCCTGCTTCCCCCTGCCTGGCAAGTCGTATTGCCTACGGCGTGGAAGTCACGCCGGAGCGTCTGAAGATGGTGGAACTGGCGGAAGAAACGCTGCGATCGCTGGGCCTGCGTGATCTCCGCGTTCGTTACCACGATGGCGACCTGGCTCGCTTGGAAGTCCCTCTGGAGTCGATCGCGTGGCTTGCCCAACCGGAGACGCGCGAGACGCTTGCGAAACGTCTCACCGAAATCGGCTTCAAGTTCGTCACGCTCGATCTGGGTGGTCTGAAGTCTGGCAGTTTGAATCAGTTGATTCAGGTATCGTTGGACAAGAAATAA
- a CDS encoding Fe-Mn family superoxide dismutase, with the protein MQSTASSTTSSATNTRWAFSGAIPLIVIDTYEHAYYIDYQNRKAEYVEKFIDHIDWAEANRRFAVHA; encoded by the coding sequence ATCCAGTCAACGGCAAGCTCTACAACGTCGTCAGCGACGAACACGCGATGGGCGTTCTCTGGGGCCATCCCGCTGATCGTGATCGACACCTACGAGCACGCCTATTACATCGACTACCAAAACCGCAAGGCGGAATACGTCGAGAAGTTCATTGATCACATTGATTGGGCAGAGGCTAATCGGCGATTTGCGGTGCATGCGTAA
- a CDS encoding sigma-70 family RNA polymerase sigma factor: MATLYEVPLLSREQEHHLFRKFNYLKQRASRLREQLDETHPNRKLVDRVESYYAEATKTKQAIIQANLRLVVSLAKRSVDATHSFDQLISDGNMSPMRAVERFDCSMGNKFSTYATWAIVKNYAQSVPREYRQRSRFTTGKDELLDNQLDRRSDVGGQLRAQKLRRQQIRKILSRLDERKKKIIVDRFGLEYEREPKTLREVGEDLGITKERVRQLETKAMEKLRDAFRNAKIEWGD; the protein is encoded by the coding sequence GTGGCTACCTTGTACGAAGTGCCGCTGCTGTCGCGTGAGCAGGAACATCACTTGTTCCGCAAGTTCAACTACCTTAAACAGCGGGCAAGCAGGCTGCGGGAACAACTGGACGAAACTCATCCCAATCGAAAACTCGTGGACCGCGTCGAATCTTACTACGCGGAAGCGACGAAGACGAAGCAGGCGATTATCCAAGCCAACCTGCGCCTTGTTGTGTCGCTCGCTAAGCGAAGTGTGGACGCAACGCACTCATTCGATCAGCTCATCAGCGACGGCAACATGTCGCCGATGCGAGCGGTCGAGAGATTCGATTGCTCGATGGGCAACAAGTTCAGCACGTACGCCACATGGGCGATCGTCAAGAACTATGCTCAAAGCGTGCCACGTGAGTATCGCCAGCGCAGCCGGTTTACGACCGGAAAAGACGAGTTGCTCGACAATCAGCTCGACCGGCGATCCGACGTCGGCGGACAACTCCGCGCTCAGAAGCTCCGCCGCCAGCAGATCCGAAAGATCCTGTCGCGGCTCGACGAACGGAAGAAGAAGATTATTGTTGATCGCTTCGGGCTGGAATATGAGCGCGAGCCGAAGACACTCCGCGAAGTTGGCGAAGACTTGGGCATCACGAAGGAACGCGTACGACAACTGGAGACCAAAGCCATGGAGAAGCTGCGCGATGCCTTCCGGAATGCCAAGATCGAGTGGGGCGATTGA
- a CDS encoding DUF302 domain-containing protein — protein sequence MLYVRESSNSFGQVCKKLHEAAAENKFGVLGVHDLKDKMQSKGVAFDHECRVFDVCNPGKAKTVLESDMSVSTALPCRISVYEEYGTVKVATLKPTDVLALFQRPDLEPVAREVEDAMVRMIDAACNA from the coding sequence ATGTTGTACGTTCGCGAAAGTTCCAACTCGTTCGGTCAGGTGTGTAAGAAACTGCACGAAGCCGCGGCGGAAAACAAATTCGGAGTGCTGGGCGTCCACGACTTGAAAGACAAAATGCAGAGTAAGGGTGTCGCTTTCGACCACGAATGTCGCGTCTTCGACGTCTGCAACCCAGGCAAGGCTAAGACCGTGTTGGAGTCCGACATGTCGGTATCGACCGCGCTGCCATGTCGCATTTCGGTCTATGAAGAGTACGGGACAGTCAAAGTCGCCACGCTCAAGCCCACGGACGTTTTGGCACTTTTTCAACGCCCCGATCTGGAACCCGTCGCCCGGGAAGTAGAAGACGCGATGGTTCGGATGATCGATGCTGCCTGTAATGCTTAA
- a CDS encoding TolC family protein — MAVRSTLFLLGAIALLAGCKTAHQVRDPEYAHVAHSVHQAWHASTPVADAVDPVFSHLEGPHPVEEYLQFALNQNPDIQAARKQMEAIAHQVPVAASLEDPKLGMTFYPEQVQTAAGQQEFALTANQKFPWHGKLDARAQLVESQTNMARAQLAAVELATIAKVKRSYYELYFIQQAIAVTEADRKLLGEIRDVANARYKAGKASQQDLLRAELEISNVENELIRLRQRLKSAQARLARVMHIAPQTKVRALDRVPPEQVPRDLEWLQRQAVAARPELHAQLAALERDQRAVELARLDYMPDVTLGATWIDVASAGISPVANGRDSFLLTAGINLPIYRKRLDSSVRSAEAKAVSTARPYDSLRDATLEEVMDLFAQAQSQQDLLTLFREDILPKARQTLEVSSRAYNTGEVDFLQLIDNWRQLLRYEISYRRLEASLRQTLAELERVVGGFTGPSAETIPTPREEPQALPPPP, encoded by the coding sequence ATGGCCGTAAGATCCACATTATTTTTGTTGGGCGCGATCGCTCTATTGGCCGGCTGTAAGACCGCGCATCAGGTGAGAGATCCCGAGTACGCCCACGTTGCCCATTCCGTGCATCAGGCGTGGCATGCGTCTACTCCAGTTGCTGATGCGGTCGATCCGGTGTTCTCACACCTAGAAGGGCCACACCCGGTCGAGGAGTACCTCCAGTTTGCGCTGAATCAGAATCCCGACATTCAAGCCGCGCGCAAACAGATGGAAGCCATTGCTCACCAGGTTCCTGTAGCCGCGAGTCTGGAAGACCCCAAATTGGGGATGACTTTCTATCCCGAACAAGTCCAGACCGCCGCCGGACAGCAAGAGTTCGCCCTGACCGCAAACCAGAAGTTTCCCTGGCACGGCAAGCTCGACGCTCGTGCTCAGTTGGTCGAATCACAAACCAACATGGCTCGCGCTCAACTTGCCGCCGTTGAACTGGCGACGATCGCAAAAGTCAAGCGTAGTTACTACGAACTCTATTTCATCCAGCAAGCCATTGCGGTCACCGAAGCAGACCGGAAGCTGCTTGGCGAGATTCGGGACGTCGCCAACGCGCGATACAAAGCGGGAAAAGCCAGCCAGCAAGACTTGCTGCGAGCGGAGTTGGAAATCTCCAACGTCGAGAATGAACTCATCCGCTTGCGGCAACGACTGAAAAGCGCACAGGCGCGTCTCGCCCGCGTAATGCACATTGCCCCACAAACTAAAGTACGCGCACTCGATCGTGTTCCGCCGGAGCAAGTGCCGCGCGACCTCGAATGGCTGCAGCGTCAAGCGGTGGCCGCTCGGCCAGAATTGCACGCACAACTGGCGGCGCTCGAACGAGACCAACGGGCCGTCGAGTTGGCGCGTCTCGACTACATGCCGGACGTGACGTTGGGAGCGACATGGATCGACGTTGCCAGCGCCGGGATCAGCCCCGTGGCCAACGGACGGGATTCCTTCCTGCTTACCGCGGGCATCAACCTGCCGATTTACCGCAAGCGGTTGGACTCGTCCGTGCGCTCTGCCGAAGCCAAGGCCGTCTCCACGGCCCGCCCGTATGATTCGTTGCGCGATGCGACGCTCGAAGAGGTCATGGATCTGTTCGCGCAGGCCCAGAGCCAGCAAGATCTGTTGACGTTGTTCCGCGAAGACATTCTTCCGAAAGCTCGACAAACACTCGAAGTATCGAGCCGAGCTTACAACACAGGTGAGGTTGACTTCCTGCAGTTGATCGACAACTGGCGACAGTTGCTCCGCTATGAGATCAGCTACCGACGGCTGGAAGCTTCCTTGCGGCAGACGTTGGCGGAACTGGAACGCGTGGTTGGTGGCTTTACTGGCCCAAGCGCCGAAACGATTCCAACACCTCGCGAGGAACCACAAGCTTTACCGCCGCCACCTTAG